TAACCCGAACAAACGTGCTTACAAAGCAGAGCCACAAGTTGACTTCAATTATTATAAAAATAATTTAGGTGCTTTTGATGTGCATACCTATGCACAAGCCGCTCGCTTTACCAGCGTAGGTAAAAATAACCCTGATGCAACGCGTTTACACATTGAGCCTGAAGTGAACCTGCCATTATCAAATGGCTGGGCAAACATGAATAACAGCATCAAACTGTATGCGACCCATTACGACCAAGATATTCCAACATCAAATACAGATAGCAGCCTAGAGAAAAACGTTAGCCGTGTGCTTCCAATGTTTAAGAGCGATGCGAAAGTCGTTTTCGAGCGCGACCTTTTCCAAGGCAGTGACTATGTGCAAACATTAGAGCCTCGTGTTCAATACTTGTATATTCCGTATAAAGATCAGGACAATATCAATAACTTTGACTCATCTTTACTGCAATCAGATTACAGCGGTTTATTCCGTGAGCGTATTTACAGTGGCCTTGACCGTATCGCCTCTGCAAATCAGTTCACGACCGGTTTAACTACTCGCGTTTATGATGATGCACTCGCGGAACGCTTTAATTTCTCCGTGGGGCAAATCTATTACTTTGAACGCCCACGTGCAGGGAACTCAAACCGCCCTATCGATGATAAGAGCAACACAGGTTCTTTACTGTGGGCAACAGATTCCATGTGGCGTATTGATGAAAACTGGGGTATTCGTGGTGGGTTACAATACGACCGTCGCCTGGGTAACGTCACAATGGGTAATGCTGTTGCAGAGTACCGTTTAGATGCTGACCGTTTAGTTCAGTTGAACTACCGCTTTGTTGACCGTGATTATATTCAAGCCACTTTCCGTCGAGATGAGGCTGAGAATGGCGGCTATACCTATACACTGCCTGAATACCAACAAGGTATTTCCCAAGTTGGTACAGTGGTAAGTTGGCCATTAAGCGAACAATGGGGCTTTGTCGGTTCCTATTATTACGATACAAAACAACAACAATCTGCAAGTCAACTAGTTGGGTTGCAATACAATACCTGTTGTTGGGCAGTCAACCTTGGTTATGAACGTAAGATTGTCGGCTGGCAAAAAGATAAGTTCAGCAGCGAATATGATAATAAATGGTCAGTCAATGTGGAACTTAGAGGCCTAAATAACAATCATAGTTTAGGTAGTCAGCAAATGTTAGAAGCGGGTATCATGCCTTACCAGCGAGCTTTCTGATAACAAATAGCATCGTTTATTCTGAATAACATGCGATTTACTCTGAATAATTTGAGAGGCACTTACTCTAAATAATTCGAGATGCAGTTAGGCGACAAATGAGTGAGTCGCTAGGAGCATACATCAGTATGTGACTTGCGCGAGTGAGTGCAGTCAACAACACTGCAACTCGAAGTATGACTGTATTTACTCTGAATAATTTAAGGGTATTTACTCTGAATAATTTAAGGGTATTTACTCTAAATAATTCGAGATGCAGTTAGGCGACAAATGAGTGAGTCGCTAGGAGCATACATCAGTATGTGACTTGCGCGAGTGAGTGCAGTCAACAACACTGCAACTCGAAGTATGACGAGTAAATAATTCGCGGTGCAGTTAGGCGACAAATGAGTGAATCTCTAGGAGCATACATCAGTATGTGACTTGCGCGAGTGAGTGCAGTCAACAACACTGCAACTTGAAGTATGACGAGTAAACAACGTATTAGCCCGCATTTAGCGGATTCAAAGTCAATATATAGGACCATTATGAAGAATTGGAGAACGCTTATTCTGGGACTGATGTTCGCAAGCTCTGCTACGTTGGCTGCGCCACAGCAAATGGATAAAGTGGCTGCGGTTGTCAATAACGGAGTTGTGCTGGAAAGTGACATCCAGAATATGATCAACACAGTTAAACTGAATGCACAAAACGCACGCCAGCAGATCCCTGATGATCAAACGCTACGCCATCAAATCCTTGATCGCCTAGTGATGGATAACATCATGCTGCAAATGGCAAGCCAAATGCAGATCAATATCCCAGATGAAGCGGTGACGGCAACTATCACTGATATTGCACGTCAAAATGGTTTAACACTGGAACAAATGCAACAGCGTTTAACCGCTGATGGCATCAACATGAACCAATACCGCAGTGAAATCCGCAAAGAAATGCTGATTGCGGAAGTTCGTAATAACGAAGTTCGCCGTCGCGTTACCATTTTGCCACAAGAAGTTGATGCACTTGCTGAGCAAATGAGTTCACAAGCTAACTATGAAATGGGCGTAAATTTAAGTCACATCTTGATCCCATTACCAGAAAACCCAACACCAGAGCAGCTCAAAACCGCGGAAGCATTAGTGGACAAAATTTTAGCTGACCTGAAAAAAGGCGGTGATTTCGGTAAGTTAGCCATTGCATACTCTGCTGACCCTCAAGCGCTTAAAGGCGGAAACATGGGTTGGTCACGTTTGCAAGAGCTTCCAGTGGTATTTGCTGAACAGTTAAAAAATGCGAAGAAAGGTGATATCGCAGGCCCAATCCGCTCAGGTGTTGGTTACCATATTTTACGCGTGAACGATGTCAGTGGTGGTAGCCAGCCTATCTCTGTGACTGAAGTAAAAGCGCGTCATATCTTGATTAAATCATCTCCAATTATGAATGACGTACAAGCAAGGCAAAAACTGAATAAAATTGCCCAAGATATCCGTTCTGGTGCCGTGTCATTCGAAGATGCTGCAAAAGAAAACTCAGAAGACCCGGGTAGTGCATTAAAAGGTGGGGAACTTGGCTGGAATATGCCAGATATTTACGACCCAGCATTCCGTGATGCATTGATGAAACTGAATAAAGGCGAGTTAAGCCAACCAGTTCCTTCAAGTTTTGGCTGGCACTTAATTCAGTTAGAAGATACACGCAGTGTTGATAAAACAGATGCGGCGCAAAAAGACCAAGCTTACCGTTTACTGTTCAACCGTAAATTTAATGAAGAAGCGCAAAGCTGGATGCAAGAACAACGCGCTTCCGCTTACGTGAAAATTGTTGACGGTAGCGATAACCAAGCTAAAGATGAAAAATCTAACTAAGCCGATTGTGATTACCCCCGGTGAACCCGCCGGGATTGGCCCAGATTTGCTTATCCAGCTCGCTCAACAGGCATGGCCTGTTGAGCTTGTTGCTTGTGCAGATCCCAATTTGTTACTTGAGCGCGCTAAAACACTAAACTTGCCACTTACGTTAAGTGAATATATGCCAAGTGAGGTGCCTAAAGCACACACAGCAAGCCATCTGTCCATCGTTTCTGTGCCATTAAATACCGCTGTGAAAGCAGGCGAGCTTAATGTCAACAATGGCAACTATGTGGTTGAAACACTTGCTAGAGCCTGTGATGGTTGCTTAACAGGTGAGTTTTCCGCCATTGTGACAGGGCCAGTACATAAAGGCATCATTAACGATGCTGGTGTTGCTTTTAGTGGGCACACCGAGTTTTTTGCCGATCGTAGTGGTTGTGAGCGCGTTGTTATGATGCTGGCAACAGAAGAGTTACGTGTAGCCCTTGCGACAACACACCTTCCGTTAAAAGACGTTTCAGCCGCAATCACGCAGCAAAGCCTTCATGAAGTCATCACCATTTTACATCATGACTTGCAAACTAAGTTTGGCATTGAAAAACCCGCTATCTACGTCTGTGGGCTGAACCCTCATGCAGGAGAAGGCGGCCACATGGGTACGGAAGAAATTGATACCATTGAACCAGCATTGGAAAGCCTACGAGAACAAGGCATCCATTTAGTCGGGCCACTGCCTGCTGATACACTGTTCCAAGCCAAATATTTAGACCACGCTGATGCAGTTTTAGCAATGTATCACGATCAAGGTCTTCCTGTGTTAAAATACCAAGGTTTTGGTAGAGCGGTAAATATTACCCTCGGCCTACCGTTTATCCGCACCTCCGTTGACCATGGCACAGCCCTTGAGCTCGCAGGTACGGGTCATGCAGATGTGGGAAGTTTTATCACCGCATTGACATTAGCTATCCAAATGACATCTAAGAATACATGAATAATCGAGTCCATCAGGGGCATTTTGCCCGCAAACGTTTCGGGCAGAACTTTTTAACTGACCAATTTATTATCGACAGCATCGTTGATGCAATGAACCCTCTGCCGGGTCAATCCATTGTTGAAATCGGCCCCGGCTTAGGCGCACTCACTGAGCCAGTCGGTAGCCGCATTGAAAAAATGACGGTAGTCGAACTTGACCGTGACCTCGCGGCGCGTTTGCACGTCCATCCACAACTCAAAGATAAATTAACGATCATTCAGCAAGATGCAATGACCGTTGATTTTGGTGAATTGGCTAAACAAGCTGACCAGCCACTGCGTGTGTTTGGTAACTTGCCTTACAACATTTCCACACCATTAATGTTTCACCTATTCACATTCACTAACTCTATTGCTGACATGAATTTCATGCTGCAAAAAGAGGTGGTTAACCGCTTAGTTGCAGGTCCCGGCAGTAAAGCCTTTGGCCGCTTGAGTGTGATGGCGCAATATTACTGTAACGTCGTGCCTGTTCTTGAAGTGCCGCCAACGGCATTTACCCCGGCACCAAAAGTCGACTCAGCCATTGTCCGCTTGATCCCACACCGTGAGAACCCATATCCTGTTAAAGATATTAAGTTCTTAAGTCGGATCACCACGCAGGCCTTTAATCAGCGCCGTAAAACCATCCGTAACAGTCTTGGTGATTTATTTAGCGTTGAAGAATTAACTGAATTAGGCATCGACTTAAGTACCCGTGCCGAAAATATTTCTGTTGAACAGTACTGCAAAATGGCAAACTATCTTTCTAACCGATCAGAATAGAATGTTGAAGGAGGCACTATGCTTAACGAGCCGAATGTGAGCATCCAAGTTCA
The window above is part of the Providencia sp. R33 genome. Proteins encoded here:
- the surA gene encoding peptidylprolyl isomerase SurA is translated as MKNWRTLILGLMFASSATLAAPQQMDKVAAVVNNGVVLESDIQNMINTVKLNAQNARQQIPDDQTLRHQILDRLVMDNIMLQMASQMQINIPDEAVTATITDIARQNGLTLEQMQQRLTADGINMNQYRSEIRKEMLIAEVRNNEVRRRVTILPQEVDALAEQMSSQANYEMGVNLSHILIPLPENPTPEQLKTAEALVDKILADLKKGGDFGKLAIAYSADPQALKGGNMGWSRLQELPVVFAEQLKNAKKGDIAGPIRSGVGYHILRVNDVSGGSQPISVTEVKARHILIKSSPIMNDVQARQKLNKIAQDIRSGAVSFEDAAKENSEDPGSALKGGELGWNMPDIYDPAFRDALMKLNKGELSQPVPSSFGWHLIQLEDTRSVDKTDAAQKDQAYRLLFNRKFNEEAQSWMQEQRASAYVKIVDGSDNQAKDEKSN
- the lptD gene encoding LPS assembly protein LptD → MKKSYPTLVATLVWAAIYSQQAHADLAQQCMLGVPVYTKPIVKGDPNNLPINITAEDVRGEYPNFVEYDGNVDIQQGNQTLTADKVKLTQTETAGQPPVREVTATGNVHYDDPQIILKGPSAWSNLDNKNTDVNDGNYMMVGRQGRGDATKMKMRGENRYSIMENGTFTTCLPGNNSWSVAGSEVIIDREEEVAEIWHARFKVGDVPVFYSPYMQLPIGNKRRSGFLIPTGSYSNNDGLEFSLPYYWNIAPNYDATITPQFMTHRGVKLNNEFRYLITPGTGTVAFDYIARDRAYIKDKDREKRAARDSDDRWLFYWRHSGTYAGHWNFASDYTKVSDPQYFTDFSSQYGSTTDGYATQKFSAGYSDTNWNAKVTHKQFQIFADNPNKRAYKAEPQVDFNYYKNNLGAFDVHTYAQAARFTSVGKNNPDATRLHIEPEVNLPLSNGWANMNNSIKLYATHYDQDIPTSNTDSSLEKNVSRVLPMFKSDAKVVFERDLFQGSDYVQTLEPRVQYLYIPYKDQDNINNFDSSLLQSDYSGLFRERIYSGLDRIASANQFTTGLTTRVYDDALAERFNFSVGQIYYFERPRAGNSNRPIDDKSNTGSLLWATDSMWRIDENWGIRGGLQYDRRLGNVTMGNAVAEYRLDADRLVQLNYRFVDRDYIQATFRRDEAENGGYTYTLPEYQQGISQVGTVVSWPLSEQWGFVGSYYYDTKQQQSASQLVGLQYNTCCWAVNLGYERKIVGWQKDKFSSEYDNKWSVNVELRGLNNNHSLGSQQMLEAGIMPYQRAF
- the rsmA gene encoding 16S rRNA (adenine(1518)-N(6)/adenine(1519)-N(6))-dimethyltransferase RsmA — protein: MNNRVHQGHFARKRFGQNFLTDQFIIDSIVDAMNPLPGQSIVEIGPGLGALTEPVGSRIEKMTVVELDRDLAARLHVHPQLKDKLTIIQQDAMTVDFGELAKQADQPLRVFGNLPYNISTPLMFHLFTFTNSIADMNFMLQKEVVNRLVAGPGSKAFGRLSVMAQYYCNVVPVLEVPPTAFTPAPKVDSAIVRLIPHRENPYPVKDIKFLSRITTQAFNQRRKTIRNSLGDLFSVEELTELGIDLSTRAENISVEQYCKMANYLSNRSE
- the pdxA gene encoding 4-hydroxythreonine-4-phosphate dehydrogenase PdxA; amino-acid sequence: MKNLTKPIVITPGEPAGIGPDLLIQLAQQAWPVELVACADPNLLLERAKTLNLPLTLSEYMPSEVPKAHTASHLSIVSVPLNTAVKAGELNVNNGNYVVETLARACDGCLTGEFSAIVTGPVHKGIINDAGVAFSGHTEFFADRSGCERVVMMLATEELRVALATTHLPLKDVSAAITQQSLHEVITILHHDLQTKFGIEKPAIYVCGLNPHAGEGGHMGTEEIDTIEPALESLREQGIHLVGPLPADTLFQAKYLDHADAVLAMYHDQGLPVLKYQGFGRAVNITLGLPFIRTSVDHGTALELAGTGHADVGSFITALTLAIQMTSKNT